CCTTTTAGGAAGCTTTATGAGTTTAATTAGCATGCCGTTTGTTGAAACAGGATTCGACACAGGCTTACACGTTGTCGCAGGGATTGTGCTCATTGGTACCGTAATTGGTGCTTTGTATGCATTTTGGAAGTTTCATGAACTGCCTATTCACCATGCAGATAAAAAGAAACACGGTCAGTTAGGGCTCGTTACTATTTTGACTTGGATTGGTTTTATCTGGCATTGGGTATGGGTAATTGCGGTCATTATTGCTTTTGTCGATGCAGAACAAAGTATTCGCCGTGTCCGCCA
This Vibrio gallaecicus DNA region includes the following protein-coding sequences:
- a CDS encoding MFS transporter, with translation MSLISMPFVETGFDTGLHVVAGIVLIGTVIGALYAFWKFHELPIHHADKKKHGQLGLVTILTWIGFIWHWVWVIAVIIAFVDAEQSIRRVRHIWHDASPIKAESTGE